Proteins from a single region of Pseudomonas quebecensis:
- a CDS encoding type II toxin-antitoxin system HicA family toxin has translation MSKNEKLLAKLLNEQMAFTWPELVTLLRRLGYTQIEGAGSRVKFDSGDPTAMITLHKPHPGNELKHYIRRQIIEQLKSGELIQ, from the coding sequence GTGTCCAAAAATGAAAAGCTGCTGGCCAAACTGCTCAATGAGCAAATGGCATTTACATGGCCCGAACTCGTCACGCTGCTGCGTCGCCTGGGCTACACACAGATCGAAGGGGCTGGAAGCCGCGTCAAGTTCGACAGTGGCGACCCCACTGCAATGATCACGCTGCACAAGCCTCACCCTGGCAACGAACTGAAGCACTACATTCGACGCCAGATCATCGAACAATTGAAATCAGGAGAACTGATTCAGTGA
- a CDS encoding type II toxin-antitoxin system HicB family antitoxin: protein MNNQLKHKGYIGSIEASLEDNCLFGKILFIKALISYEGKTVADLDAAFQEAVDDYLVTCQNLGQTPEKPCKGSFNVRVGHDLHLAAALAATRRKVTLNDLTRQALNEFLQHHFAELHPSA, encoded by the coding sequence GTGAACAACCAACTCAAACACAAAGGCTACATCGGCTCTATCGAGGCCAGCCTTGAAGACAACTGCCTGTTCGGCAAGATCCTATTCATCAAGGCGCTGATCAGCTACGAAGGAAAAACCGTGGCTGATTTGGATGCCGCTTTTCAGGAGGCCGTGGACGACTATCTCGTGACGTGCCAGAACCTTGGTCAAACCCCGGAAAAACCCTGCAAGGGATCTTTCAATGTGCGGGTCGGACATGACCTGCATTTAGCTGCGGCGCTGGCGGCGACCCGCAGGAAAGTCACGCTCAATGACCTGACGCGTCAGGCGCTGAATGAGTTCCTGCAACATCACTTCGCAGAACTTCACCCCAGCGCATAG